One genomic window of Desmospora activa DSM 45169 includes the following:
- the hutH gene encoding histidine ammonia-lyase, whose product MMDSPVWLDGHSLTLEEWEQVVFHRRPVQLAPTAITAMERSRRLVDGAVARGDVIYGITTGFGKFSDTVIDREQSEELQHNLIKSHACGVGEPLSEEIVRGMMVLRANALARGYSGIRPSTVNALILLLNDGIHPVIPSQGSLGASGDLAPLAHMILPLIGEGEVSYRGQRMGARTVLDQRGHAPITLAAKEGLALINGTQMMASICALAIRKAENLLISADIISAMTMEALGGIPDALHPLLHQARGQMGQLQVAAHMRALLHGSHCLTRPGEKRVQDAYSLRCIPQVHGASRDAYEHVEAIVIRELNAVTDNPLLFTDENLILSGGNFHGQPLALAADYLGIAMAEIANISERRSERLLNPQLSGLPPFLTQKGGLHSGYMILQYVAAALVSENKGLAHPASVDSIPSSANQEDHVSMGSIAARKLLRILDNVTRVLAIEWITAAQGLEFSDRQMGAGTVPAYRLIRKHIPPLVNDRPGQPDIEQAAQLIESGQLVKAAAVS is encoded by the coding sequence ATGATGGATTCACCTGTATGGCTCGACGGACACAGTCTTACCCTGGAAGAGTGGGAACAGGTCGTATTTCACCGCCGCCCCGTACAATTGGCCCCCACCGCTATTACAGCGATGGAACGCAGCCGCAGGCTGGTGGATGGAGCAGTGGCTCGCGGTGACGTGATTTATGGGATTACCACCGGTTTCGGTAAGTTTAGCGATACAGTCATCGACCGGGAACAATCGGAAGAGTTACAACACAATCTGATCAAAAGCCACGCCTGTGGTGTAGGGGAGCCTTTATCCGAGGAGATTGTGCGGGGAATGATGGTTTTGCGCGCCAACGCACTGGCACGAGGATATTCCGGTATTCGCCCATCGACGGTAAACGCCTTGATTCTCCTGCTCAACGACGGGATCCACCCTGTCATTCCCAGTCAAGGTTCACTGGGGGCAAGCGGAGATCTGGCTCCGTTGGCCCATATGATTCTTCCCTTGATCGGTGAAGGGGAAGTTTCCTACCGCGGTCAACGGATGGGTGCACGAACAGTATTAGATCAACGAGGACATGCCCCGATCACCCTGGCTGCCAAAGAGGGGCTAGCCCTAATCAATGGAACGCAAATGATGGCCAGCATCTGTGCCCTCGCCATTCGTAAAGCGGAAAACCTTCTAATCAGCGCCGATATCATCAGTGCAATGACAATGGAGGCTTTAGGGGGGATTCCGGATGCTCTTCACCCGCTATTGCACCAAGCCCGGGGACAAATGGGGCAGCTACAGGTAGCCGCCCATATGCGTGCCTTGCTTCATGGTAGCCACTGTCTCACACGCCCCGGTGAAAAACGGGTCCAAGACGCGTACAGCCTGCGTTGTATCCCGCAAGTACACGGTGCTTCCCGCGATGCATATGAACATGTGGAAGCGATTGTAATCCGCGAGTTAAATGCTGTGACTGATAATCCTTTGCTCTTCACCGATGAAAACTTGATTCTGTCAGGTGGAAACTTTCATGGCCAACCCTTGGCCCTAGCCGCCGACTATCTGGGAATCGCCATGGCGGAAATCGCCAATATTTCAGAACGGCGGAGCGAGCGCTTGCTCAATCCACAGTTGAGCGGACTGCCTCCGTTTTTAACGCAAAAAGGGGGCCTTCATTCCGGTTATATGATTCTACAATATGTGGCAGCGGCGTTGGTATCGGAAAACAAAGGATTGGCCCATCCAGCTTCCGTCGACTCGATCCCTTCATCCGCCAACCAAGAGGATCATGTCAGCATGGGTTCCATTGCAGCCAGGAAGCTGTTGCGCATCTTGGACAATGTAACCCGCGTCTTGGCTATCGAGTGGATCACCGCTGCACAAGGGCTGGAGTTTTCCGACCGGCAGATGGGAGCAGGTACCGTTCCTGCCTACCGCCTAATTCGAAAACATATCCCTCCGCTCGTAAACGATCGGCCTGGACAACCGGATATTGAGCAGGCGGCACAATTGATTGAGAGTGGTCAGTTAGTAAAAGCGGCAGCCGTCTCCTAA
- a CDS encoding PCYCGC motif-containing (lipo)protein produces MKKIISMAVLAFFVLLTACSQQGDDNIDGAKERVFPDFVESSPVKHVKEAYAYAADHPQDLDHIPCYCGCGSIGHKSVKSCFLRSGSGEEASFDPHGAGCEICVQIVLDTKNGKQEGKPLHEIRQEIDQRYGERLTPTNTPEPPAGM; encoded by the coding sequence ATGAAAAAAATCATTTCAATGGCCGTCCTCGCTTTTTTTGTATTGTTAACCGCTTGTTCACAGCAGGGTGACGACAATATTGACGGGGCGAAGGAACGAGTGTTTCCTGACTTTGTGGAATCGTCTCCGGTGAAACATGTGAAAGAGGCTTATGCCTACGCTGCCGATCACCCCCAGGATTTGGACCATATTCCTTGCTATTGCGGTTGCGGCTCCATCGGACACAAAAGTGTAAAAAGCTGTTTTTTACGTTCTGGCTCCGGTGAAGAGGCAAGCTTCGACCCTCATGGAGCCGGATGTGAAATTTGTGTGCAAATCGTTCTCGATACCAAGAATGGAAAGCAGGAGGGTAAACCTCTCCATGAAATCCGACAAGAGATCGATCAACGCTACGGAGAGAGGTTAACACCGACAAACACTCCGGAGCCACCGGCGGGAATGTGA
- a CDS encoding NADPH-dependent FMN reductase — MKIVAISGSMNPQSTTRQAVTIVMNAAEEAGAEVELIHLGDWKLPIFDCRTDESTYPEAVHRFRDTIASADAYIIGSPQYHGSLSGSLKNALDFISARELEGKFVALVGTAAGQMGATNALNTLNEICRNLHAWPLPSSPSIPQSYSAFLPDGSLKDAKLQDRLESLGRQLVQVMGNNGVRMDVR; from the coding sequence TTGAAAATCGTAGCCATATCCGGAAGTATGAATCCGCAGTCAACGACCCGGCAAGCGGTGACCATTGTAATGAACGCAGCCGAAGAGGCAGGTGCCGAAGTAGAGTTGATCCATCTCGGCGATTGGAAGCTCCCCATCTTTGACTGTCGAACCGATGAATCTACCTATCCGGAAGCCGTTCACCGTTTCCGGGACACGATCGCTTCCGCTGATGCGTATATTATCGGCTCTCCTCAGTATCACGGCAGCTTGTCCGGCAGTCTCAAAAACGCCCTCGATTTCATCAGTGCACGGGAATTAGAGGGGAAGTTTGTCGCATTGGTCGGTACAGCCGCTGGACAGATGGGAGCCACCAACGCCCTCAACACATTGAATGAGATTTGTCGTAATCTGCATGCGTGGCCATTGCCATCCTCTCCTTCAATCCCGCAATCCTATTCCGCTTTTTTACCTGATGGTTCATTAAAAGATGCGAAGCTACAAGATCGCTTAGAAAGTCTGGGGCGCCAACTGGTACAAGTAATGGGGAACAACGGTGTACGGATGGATGTGCGATGA
- the mntR gene encoding transcriptional regulator MntR → MPTPSMEDYLENIYKLIEQKGYARVSDIAEALEVHPSSVTKMVQKLDERQYLVYEKYRGLVLTAKGKKIGKRLVDRHALLEEFLRIIGVEEDQIYTDVEGIEHHLSWASITSIETLVEYFRHNPERIEELRAFRVADEMEDVNR, encoded by the coding sequence ATGCCGACGCCGAGTATGGAAGATTATTTGGAGAATATTTATAAACTGATCGAACAAAAGGGTTATGCCCGAGTTTCCGATATTGCGGAAGCGTTGGAGGTCCACCCCTCATCCGTCACCAAAATGGTGCAAAAGCTGGATGAACGCCAGTATCTCGTATATGAAAAGTATCGCGGCCTGGTGTTGACGGCAAAAGGGAAAAAGATCGGGAAGCGTTTGGTTGATCGACATGCCTTGCTGGAAGAGTTTTTACGGATCATCGGAGTGGAGGAAGATCAGATTTATACGGATGTGGAAGGGATTGAACACCATCTCAGCTGGGCTTCCATCACCAGCATCGAAACACTGGTGGAGTACTTCCGCCACAACCCGGAGCGAATCGAGGAATTGCGCGCCTTCAGAGTGGCTGACGAAATGGAGGACGTAAACCGCTAA